AAAAGTTTCGTGTACTTCATGTAGGAGATTCCCACCTCCAGGCGGACATTTACACCGGTTATGTGCGTGAAGAACTCCAAAAAATTTATGGAACCGGCGGAAGAGGACTGGTTTTTCCTTATTCCGCAGCAAAGACCCACTCGGCATACGATTACTTTACCTACTCTAAAGGAAGCTGGACTTTCGCAAAAAACACCGAGCAAAATCCGGCGCTTGACATCGGATTGACGGGTTACTCGATTCGTACCGTTGATCCCAATTCCAACTTCAAACTTGTATTTTCGAAGACAATTCAAAAAGCCTCAAATAACATTCTCAAAATATTTTCGAAAACCGGTCCTTCGGTTTTTGACATGGTGTTGAATATTAAAGGGATCAGTGAGCCGATTACGGTCAAGTCCGATGCGAATTCGGGTCCTTACATCACAGTACCAGTTAATTCCGATTGCGAAAGCATTGAAATTTCGTTCAAAAAATCATCCGATCTGCAAAATGAGTTTGTCCTGTATGGTATTCTGATCGAGGCGGACAGTCAGAATGGTATTCTGTATGCCAGCACAGGTGTAAACGGTGCGACTCTCTCAAGTATAGTTCGTGAGTCAAGATTTGAAGAGGAAGTTAAGGCTTTTGAACCTGACCTGTTTATTCTCGATCTCGGGATTAATGATTTTTTTGGTGGTGGTTTCAATGCCGCCTCAACAAAGGAAAATCTCGTTTCCATTATCCAAAAAGTAAAAAAATCTTCACCTGATGCTGTAATTCTTCTTATGAATGTGCAGGATGCCTTCAATAAAAGAACGAATGTTTCCGCCTGTCTCGACTTTGCAAAACTTGTGGCAGATGTGGCGGTTGAAAACGACTGTCTGCTTTACGATATCTACAATGTCAGCGGTGGTAAAAATTCAATGCTCAACTGGCGGGCAAACTATCTCGCCAATGTGGATCAGATACACCTCACTTCAAAGGGGTATAATCTTAAGGGTGAACTTTTTGTTACTGCAATCCAGAACTCCTATGACAAATTTGTTGCAGGTGAATCGACGCTTCTCGTTGCAAACAAGCAACTTGAAAGTGAAGTGCCTGAAGGACTCGCAATCTATGTTGACAACAATGAAAGCCAGAGTGTCTCCGCAGCAAACACAACTGTAATCAACGGTGTCTCTGCTGCCGGGACTCTGAAGGATGATAAAGGCGAGTACAAAATGCACAAAGTTTTGGGTGGAGAATCAATCCGCTCTATTGCAAAACTTTATAATGTGGAAATCAGCGATATAAGATCCTGGAACGATTTTTACGGTGCTCTCTCGATCAACCAGGAATTAAAGATATATGTGAAGAAGGGGAAATCGAACCCTGCACTCACAGCAAAGGTGACTACACCTGTGAAACCAGGTAATACCACTGTGCCAGGGAGTTATTCCGCAAGAAATACCTATTATGGTAAAAACTACAGCTATAATGCAACTCCAAAATACACTCCACCTGCAACAAACTACAGCGTGAGGAACGGAGACACCTGGTTTGCAATTTCTCAGAGAACCGGAATACCCGTCAATCAGTTGAAAGCAGCCAACGGCACAAAAGGTGATATTATCAGACCCGGACAGAAGATAAAGGTTCCGGCGAAAACAACCTATACCGCCCCAAAAACCACTGCCAAATATGGTACAAAATACAACGCGAATAAAACTACCAAGAAAACGACTGTTAATCAGGGGAAAACCACAACCAAGAAGTCTACCGTAAAACCAGGTACGACTCC
The nucleotide sequence above comes from Ignavibacteria bacterium. Encoded proteins:
- a CDS encoding LysM peptidoglycan-binding domain-containing protein, with amino-acid sequence MTYQLHYLTGAMKKSGKLFLIASFGSLGVLFAGSNNYDLNHQTKFSPPDSIISQSQDSISETEKQPVINSVSTTDGGSTRLGSFPFLRTNQNFIEWKNREVAQKFFSKLANAKQKKFRVLHVGDSHLQADIYTGYVREELQKIYGTGGRGLVFPYSAAKTHSAYDYFTYSKGSWTFAKNTEQNPALDIGLTGYSIRTVDPNSNFKLVFSKTIQKASNNILKIFSKTGPSVFDMVLNIKGISEPITVKSDANSGPYITVPVNSDCESIEISFKKSSDLQNEFVLYGILIEADSQNGILYASTGVNGATLSSIVRESRFEEEVKAFEPDLFILDLGINDFFGGGFNAASTKENLVSIIQKVKKSSPDAVILLMNVQDAFNKRTNVSACLDFAKLVADVAVENDCLLYDIYNVSGGKNSMLNWRANYLANVDQIHLTSKGYNLKGELFVTAIQNSYDKFVAGESTLLVANKQLESEVPEGLAIYVDNNESQSVSAANTTVINGVSAAGTLKDDKGEYKMHKVLGGESIRSIAKLYNVEISDIRSWNDFYGALSINQELKIYVKKGKSNPALTAKVTTPVKPGNTTVPGSYSARNTYYGKNYSYNATPKYTPPATNYSVRNGDTWFAISQRTGIPVNQLKAANGTKGDIIRPGQKIKVPAKTTYTAPKTTAKYGTKYNANKTTKKTTVNQGKTTTKKSTVKPGTTPNKTKPKATTKTPTTNKNNQKPAKKK